In Blastopirellula sp. J2-11, a single genomic region encodes these proteins:
- a CDS encoding DUF1572 domain-containing protein — protein MPTALDVTSAVSAELVRCLNGCFDRIEHCVSQLSDAQIWRRPGPGMNSIGTILIHLGGNVRQHLISGVGGAPDVRDRPAEFAERDPIPAQQLISELRATLDEAIAAVEKVDAAEMLQPRRVQGDNVSGWQASVHSVSHFFGHTQEIICLTRQMQAENYQFFWTPQSAEEGKSS, from the coding sequence ATGCCGACTGCCTTGGATGTTACTTCCGCTGTTTCCGCCGAATTAGTTCGCTGTTTAAACGGTTGTTTCGACCGCATCGAACATTGCGTCTCCCAACTTTCCGACGCGCAAATCTGGCGGCGGCCCGGTCCCGGCATGAACTCGATCGGCACGATCCTGATTCACTTGGGGGGGAATGTTCGACAACATTTGATCTCTGGCGTCGGCGGTGCGCCCGACGTGCGCGATCGCCCTGCCGAATTCGCCGAGCGCGATCCGATTCCGGCCCAGCAATTGATAAGCGAGCTGCGCGCCACACTGGACGAAGCGATCGCCGCCGTCGAAAAAGTAGACGCCGCCGAGATGTTGCAACCGCGCCGCGTGCAAGGCGACAACGTCAGCGGTTGGCAGGCGTCAGTTCACAGCGTGTCTCATTTTTTTGGACACACGCAAGAGATCATCTGCCTGACGCGGCAAATGCAGGCAGAGAACTATCAGTTCTTTTGGACGCCGCAATCCGCGGAAGAAGGGAAATCGTCCTAG
- a CDS encoding DUF1559 domain-containing protein: protein MLIRLRKAFTLVELLVVIAIIGVLIALLLPAVQQAREAARRMQCTNQMKQMGIAMHNYHDTFSNLPPSNSEIDNFAPYPPQREWGWAPRILPFMEQSAIYDQIDFTKASYDRVGSWGAWNDSLMDDPSVICNYKVVRMVHQPFLCPSNSIGGEPMVEDEFGEYYKLSQSDYAANIGDHKNKTGIGLPASDVGYNSGAGNDVVMPRGVIGCRDWAAQFKDIGDGLSNTYLLGECVGAWSKWQNFGATSFATTAWPVNYRNRDFLDGTLDSGDWDYNITFRSFHPGGANFLMCDGSVRLITETADGVAYRAGASRFGGEAAPLP, encoded by the coding sequence ATGCTAATTCGCCTACGTAAGGCTTTTACGCTTGTTGAATTATTGGTGGTGATCGCGATTATCGGCGTTCTGATCGCGTTGTTGTTGCCGGCGGTTCAGCAGGCGCGTGAAGCTGCACGTCGAATGCAGTGTACGAACCAGATGAAACAGATGGGCATCGCGATGCACAACTATCACGATACCTTTAGCAATTTGCCGCCGAGCAATTCCGAAATCGACAATTTCGCGCCGTATCCACCGCAACGCGAGTGGGGTTGGGCGCCGCGGATCTTGCCGTTCATGGAACAATCGGCCATCTACGATCAAATCGATTTCACCAAAGCATCGTACGATCGCGTGGGGAGTTGGGGCGCTTGGAACGATAGCCTGATGGATGATCCCAGCGTGATCTGCAACTACAAGGTGGTGCGAATGGTGCACCAGCCGTTCCTCTGTCCGTCCAATTCGATCGGCGGAGAGCCCATGGTCGAGGACGAATTTGGCGAATATTATAAGCTGTCGCAATCGGATTACGCCGCGAATATCGGCGATCATAAAAACAAGACCGGCATCGGCTTGCCTGCGTCGGACGTTGGCTATAATTCGGGTGCTGGAAACGATGTGGTCATGCCTCGTGGAGTGATTGGCTGCCGTGATTGGGCGGCGCAGTTCAAAGACATCGGCGACGGCTTGTCCAATACCTATCTGCTGGGCGAATGCGTCGGCGCTTGGAGCAAGTGGCAGAACTTTGGCGCCACCTCGTTTGCCACGACCGCCTGGCCGGTCAATTATCGCAACCGCGACTTTCTCGACGGCACTCTCGACTCGGGCGATTGGGATTACAACATCACCTTTCGCAGCTTTCATCCCGGCGGCGCCAACTTTTTGATGTGCGACGGCTCGGTCCGTTTGATTACAGAAACGGCGGACGGCGTCGCTTATCGAGCCGGCGCTTCGCGGTTCGGCGGCGAAGCGGCGCCCCTGCCGTAA
- a CDS encoding DUF1559 domain-containing protein, translated as MKLRNAFTLVELLVVIAIIGVLIAMLLPAVQQAREAARRSQCSNNVKQIGLGLHNYHDTFGSLPSGWIDDDPYDDITNANLLGWGALLLPFIEQSSLHDAMDSVGAFDGKWFSIPAMTTASAAVPTPYAKTVISGYICPSDPTGSFNLTYGGFAKSNYTGIGGIGYRTDNTPGSLYPVPTGAFYDNSRIKFRDIRDGLTNTFLIGERSTITHPDPLDVKYGTIWIGGRIQTEYYLNNAIVSTTLAYKLNGVPGHHNLTSAHPGGAQFLFGDGSSHFISDTINPVSYQNLGSIAEGNVVGEY; from the coding sequence ATGAAGCTTAGAAACGCATTTACGCTGGTTGAACTTTTGGTGGTGATTGCGATCATCGGCGTGCTGATCGCAATGTTGCTTCCCGCCGTCCAACAAGCCCGCGAAGCGGCGCGGCGCAGCCAGTGCAGTAACAACGTGAAACAAATCGGGCTGGGACTGCACAATTACCACGACACGTTCGGTTCATTGCCGTCCGGCTGGATTGATGACGATCCGTACGACGACATCACCAACGCCAACTTGCTGGGTTGGGGGGCGCTGCTGCTTCCTTTCATCGAGCAGAGCTCGCTGCATGACGCGATGGACAGCGTCGGCGCGTTTGACGGAAAATGGTTTTCGATCCCAGCAATGACGACTGCATCGGCCGCCGTTCCCACTCCGTACGCCAAAACGGTGATTAGCGGCTATATCTGTCCATCCGATCCGACCGGCAGTTTCAATCTGACCTACGGCGGCTTCGCCAAGTCGAACTACACCGGAATCGGCGGTATTGGATACCGCACCGACAACACCCCCGGGTCGTTGTACCCGGTCCCTACCGGCGCGTTTTACGACAACTCTCGCATCAAGTTTCGTGACATTCGCGATGGTCTCACCAACACGTTTTTGATCGGCGAGCGGAGCACGATCACCCATCCCGACCCGCTGGACGTGAAGTATGGCACGATCTGGATCGGCGGCAGGATTCAGACCGAATACTATCTCAATAACGCGATCGTAAGCACGACCCTCGCCTATAAACTCAACGGCGTACCGGGACATCACAACCTGACGAGTGCTCACCCCGGCGGAGCGCAGTTTTTGTTTGGGGATGGTTCCAGCCACTTCATTAGCGACACGATCAACCCCGTGTCCTACCAAAATCTCGGCTCCATTGCCGAAGGAAACGTCGTTGGCGAGTACTAA
- the mddA gene encoding methanethiol S-methyltransferase yields the protein MGKRVIVIAFGCIAYAMFLGVFLYSIGFIGDLWVPRTIDAPAQLGTVGAIVVNLLLIAAFGLQHSGMARPAFKRWLTQYIPKAAERSLYVLSTNLAMIVLFLVWQPMPLVIWRVTSLPAQATLYTLYGFGWALVFVSTCLISHFDLFGLRQTWLYFRGEEYHPLPFQTPLLYRYIRHPLYVGWFMVFWMAPTMTLGHLLFAIGTTAYILAAIPFEERDLIEVHGDDYKQYRRNVRMFIPKLF from the coding sequence ATGGGAAAACGAGTGATAGTAATCGCGTTTGGCTGCATCGCCTACGCCATGTTTTTGGGCGTCTTCCTCTATTCGATTGGATTCATCGGCGACCTATGGGTTCCCCGCACGATCGACGCTCCGGCGCAACTGGGAACGGTCGGAGCGATCGTGGTTAACTTGCTGTTGATCGCGGCGTTTGGACTACAGCACTCTGGCATGGCCCGGCCTGCATTCAAACGTTGGTTAACGCAATATATTCCGAAAGCGGCCGAGCGGAGTCTCTACGTGCTATCGACCAACCTCGCGATGATCGTCCTCTTTTTGGTTTGGCAGCCGATGCCGCTGGTGATTTGGCGCGTGACCTCCCTACCAGCGCAAGCGACGCTCTACACGCTGTACGGCTTTGGCTGGGCGCTTGTGTTTGTCTCAACTTGCTTGATTAGCCATTTTGACTTGTTTGGACTGCGGCAGACCTGGCTCTACTTCCGTGGTGAAGAATATCATCCGCTGCCGTTTCAGACGCCGCTCCTTTATCGCTATATCCGACATCCGCTCTACGTCGGCTGGTTCATGGTCTTTTGGATGGCGCCGACGATGACGCTCGGCCATTTGTTATTCGCGATCGGCACGACCGCCTACATCCTTGCGGCGATTCCATTCGAAGAACGAGACCTGATCGAGGTCCATGGCGATGACTACAAGCAATACCGCCGCAACGTGCGGATGTTTATTCCAAAACTGTTTTAA
- a CDS encoding DinB family protein, which produces MLFETMKTLLTGQYQASLWMLHRCIEQCPETAWDQPVANLKFCQAAFHALFFTDYYLCASPANFKLQPFHQQHAAEFCDYEEMEVREQKLTYDRSFLRSYGQHCRAKAIDVIQQESAESLTAACGFAPKTFSRAELHVYNIRHIQHHAAQLSLRLRLDFDDDISWLGTGWKEA; this is translated from the coding sequence GTGCTGTTCGAAACAATGAAGACGCTGCTAACCGGGCAATATCAAGCGTCGCTTTGGATGCTCCACCGTTGTATCGAGCAATGTCCGGAAACGGCGTGGGACCAACCGGTTGCGAACCTCAAATTTTGCCAGGCCGCATTTCATGCACTTTTTTTCACGGACTACTATCTTTGCGCAAGTCCCGCAAATTTCAAATTGCAGCCATTTCATCAGCAGCATGCGGCCGAATTTTGCGATTATGAAGAGATGGAGGTACGTGAGCAAAAATTGACCTATGACCGCTCGTTCCTTCGTTCTTATGGCCAACATTGCCGCGCGAAAGCGATAGATGTTATCCAGCAAGAGTCGGCGGAGTCGCTGACTGCGGCTTGCGGGTTTGCGCCGAAAACGTTCTCTCGGGCAGAGCTTCACGTCTACAACATTCGACATATTCAGCATCATGCGGCTCAATTAAGCTTGCGTCTGCGGCTAGATTTCGACGATGATATCTCTTGGTTAGGAACAGGCTGGAAAGAGGCGTGA
- a CDS encoding DUF1559 domain-containing protein, whose protein sequence is MSFQNRRAFTLVELLVVIAIIGVLIALLLPAIQQAREAARRMDCTNRLKQIGLALHNHHDAKGNFPAGVRNAKNLTYTSSSWCTGTGVDADAREPWSVAILPYLEQINRYELFDVNAAFTTTENRPGSTGNHAQFKRNNPAFQCPSDPGTRDDWATTSYFGVQGGGTASEESCSNQSGNRVFYRNGILHFNSKSKFRDIVDGTSNTLMVGETKYSLTPTGRDDGIYTSWASGTKTDNFGCPWVLAAARDQINSNPKVGLTDDTLNVMSKLFGSYHPGGCHFLLGDGSVHFLSETIDLNLYRQLGKLDDQLPTGGFPR, encoded by the coding sequence ATGTCATTTCAAAACCGCAGAGCATTTACGCTCGTCGAGTTGCTGGTGGTAATCGCCATCATCGGCGTCTTGATCGCCCTCTTACTTCCAGCTATCCAGCAAGCGCGCGAAGCGGCTCGGCGGATGGACTGCACCAACCGACTGAAGCAGATCGGTTTGGCGCTGCACAATCATCACGACGCCAAAGGCAATTTTCCGGCAGGCGTACGCAACGCAAAAAACCTGACCTATACGAGTAGCAGTTGGTGTACAGGGACCGGCGTCGACGCCGATGCGCGCGAACCGTGGAGCGTTGCGATATTGCCATATCTCGAGCAGATCAATCGCTACGAATTGTTTGACGTCAACGCCGCTTTTACGACCACCGAAAACCGACCCGGCTCCACCGGCAATCATGCGCAGTTCAAGCGGAACAATCCTGCGTTTCAGTGCCCATCGGATCCCGGCACGCGGGACGACTGGGCGACGACCAGCTACTTTGGCGTGCAAGGGGGCGGCACGGCTTCTGAGGAAAGCTGCTCGAACCAATCGGGCAATCGCGTCTTCTATCGCAACGGCATTTTGCACTTCAATTCAAAGAGCAAGTTTCGCGATATCGTTGACGGCACATCGAACACGCTGATGGTCGGCGAAACGAAGTACAGCCTGACTCCTACCGGACGCGATGACGGCATCTACACCAGCTGGGCGTCTGGGACCAAGACCGATAATTTCGGTTGCCCCTGGGTTTTGGCCGCCGCCCGAGATCAAATCAACTCGAATCCTAAGGTCGGACTGACGGACGATACACTGAACGTGATGTCCAAACTGTTTGGCAGCTACCACCCAGGCGGATGTCATTTTTTACTGGGAGATGGATCGGTCCATTTTCTATCTGAGACGATCGACCTGAATCTCTATCGTCAACTCGGCAAGCTGGACGACCAGCTTCCCACGGGAGGCTTCCCTCGTTAG
- a CDS encoding HD domain-containing protein has protein sequence MIQKTSTPSLTAAASIKEESLSIIGGPNYQQREAILLAPYAMFSADTRGRNVVETDQPYRSPFQRDRDRVVHSSAYRRLSDKTQVFSGVSDYHRTRLTHTIEVASVARTMGRVFRLNEDLVEALAHLHDIGHPPYGHSGEDVLAECMSAVGGFSHNQFGLVLVDQLETRSPAYDGLNLTQEVLDSQRTRIDKTGVAPQSPLFEAQIVEAADSVTYDAHDVDDAVKVGLVRIEQVLELPLVRRCHQQASERYGRVEGSVLRKMIVHELIDLQVRNVIENIGAALAENPPQSAVEVQSRAPLVTMSADLLAEKRELEKFLYHEVYRHPAIVQFREQVQHQLTTMYRGYLQHPEWLPAKIANRLDQWGRERAAGYYLATMTDTYCTNEFKKRFGS, from the coding sequence GTGATCCAGAAAACCTCGACCCCGTCGTTGACGGCGGCCGCTTCGATCAAGGAAGAGTCTTTGTCGATCATCGGCGGACCGAACTACCAACAGCGCGAAGCGATCTTGCTCGCACCCTATGCGATGTTCAGCGCGGATACGCGCGGACGAAATGTCGTCGAAACGGATCAGCCTTACCGCAGTCCTTTTCAGCGCGACCGGGATCGCGTTGTTCATTCGAGCGCCTATCGTCGGCTGAGTGACAAAACCCAAGTTTTTTCAGGGGTTAGCGACTATCACCGGACTCGCCTGACCCACACGATCGAAGTTGCGTCGGTAGCGCGAACCATGGGGCGCGTCTTTCGCTTGAACGAAGACCTGGTCGAAGCGTTGGCCCATTTGCACGACATCGGCCATCCCCCGTATGGACATTCGGGAGAAGATGTTCTGGCCGAGTGCATGTCGGCGGTCGGCGGATTCTCGCACAATCAGTTTGGTCTGGTCTTGGTCGACCAGTTGGAGACCCGTTCTCCGGCCTATGACGGCTTGAACCTAACGCAAGAGGTGCTCGACAGTCAGCGGACGCGCATTGACAAGACCGGCGTCGCGCCGCAATCTCCGCTGTTTGAAGCCCAAATCGTGGAAGCGGCCGACAGCGTGACGTATGATGCGCATGACGTGGATGACGCGGTCAAAGTGGGACTCGTGCGGATCGAGCAAGTTCTCGAACTGCCGTTGGTCCGGCGCTGCCACCAACAGGCGAGTGAGCGCTATGGCCGCGTTGAAGGGAGCGTGCTGAGAAAGATGATCGTTCATGAACTAATCGATCTTCAGGTGCGTAACGTAATTGAGAACATCGGCGCAGCGCTGGCCGAGAACCCGCCGCAAAGTGCGGTCGAGGTGCAATCGCGGGCGCCCCTGGTCACGATGAGCGCCGACTTATTGGCGGAGAAACGCGAGCTCGAGAAATTTCTGTATCACGAAGTCTATCGACATCCAGCGATCGTTCAATTTCGAGAGCAGGTGCAGCATCAACTAACAACGATGTATCGTGGCTATTTGCAGCATCCGGAGTGGTTGCCTGCCAAGATTGCGAATCGTCTGGACCAATGGGGCCGTGAGCGAGCGGCTGGGTACTATTTGGCGACTATGACCGATACTTATTGTACAAATGAGTTTAAAAAGCGATTCGGCTCCTGA
- a CDS encoding PIN/TRAM domain-containing protein — MALLILRCIFLLVAAGVGVSIITVNDFASTARNQPFFTFTGVMLIAIFIIGMDVAFKRKRYDTISGVYFGLLVGLFLTYILGLAIQPFFPADEMGATGGPQRAVQLVVGMVLCYACISLVLQTKDDFRFIVPYVEFSKDVKGLKPYILDTSVVIDGRIADVVETQLFDNQLIMPRFVLAELQAIADSGDKLKRSRGRRGLDILNRLRNHEAVDLKIHDRETPEMDGQPVDMKLVLLAKGMEGKIVTGDYNLNKVARLHNVEVINLNDVANALKPVFLPGEQLVVRVVKRGEEETQGVGYLDDGTMIVIEGGRDHIGQSVQILVTSVLQTSAGRMIFGRYETVVGGGNAPETPNRPRPAESKA; from the coding sequence ATGGCTCTCCTCATTCTGCGTTGTATTTTTCTCCTAGTTGCGGCAGGCGTTGGCGTCTCGATCATTACGGTCAATGACTTCGCGAGTACTGCGCGCAATCAGCCGTTTTTCACCTTTACCGGCGTGATGCTGATCGCGATTTTCATCATCGGGATGGATGTCGCGTTCAAACGCAAACGGTACGACACGATCAGCGGCGTCTATTTTGGGCTGTTGGTCGGTCTGTTTTTGACCTACATCCTGGGCTTAGCGATTCAGCCGTTTTTCCCGGCGGATGAAATGGGCGCCACCGGCGGTCCGCAGCGTGCGGTGCAGTTGGTGGTCGGCATGGTGCTCTGCTATGCCTGCATTAGCTTGGTGCTGCAAACCAAAGACGACTTCCGCTTCATTGTGCCTTACGTCGAATTCTCGAAAGACGTCAAAGGTTTGAAGCCCTACATTCTGGATACCAGCGTGGTGATCGACGGGCGCATCGCTGACGTCGTCGAAACGCAACTCTTCGACAACCAACTGATCATGCCGCGCTTTGTGCTGGCCGAACTGCAAGCGATCGCCGACAGCGGCGACAAGCTGAAGCGCAGCCGCGGACGTCGCGGGCTCGACATCTTGAATCGTCTCCGCAATCACGAAGCGGTCGACCTGAAGATTCATGATCGCGAAACGCCAGAAATGGACGGGCAGCCGGTCGACATGAAACTGGTGCTGCTCGCCAAAGGCATGGAAGGCAAGATCGTCACCGGCGATTACAACCTGAACAAAGTAGCGCGGCTGCACAATGTGGAAGTGATCAATCTGAACGATGTCGCCAACGCGCTGAAGCCGGTCTTCTTGCCGGGCGAGCAATTGGTCGTACGCGTCGTCAAACGAGGCGAAGAAGAGACCCAAGGGGTTGGCTACTTGGACGATGGCACGATGATCGTCATCGAAGGTGGCCGCGACCATATCGGTCAAAGCGTACAGATCTTGGTGACCAGCGTCTTGCAAACGAGCGCCGGACGCATGATCTTTGGTCGTTACGAAACGGTTGTCGGCGGCGGCAACGCGCCGGAGACTCCCAATCGTCCGCGACCTGCCGAATCGAAAGCGTAA